In Chryseobacterium gotjawalense, the following are encoded in one genomic region:
- the pepE gene encoding dipeptidase PepE: MNILLASTSTLFGGNYLEYIKSEIAELFTGIDEIVFIPFARPGGISHDEYTKVAKEFFAQLHIQVKGLHEFENQIAAVNEAKGFFTGGGNTFLLVKTLHEKNLMQTVKENVESGKPYLGTSAGSNIGGLNMKTTNDMPIVYPPSFECMGLVPFNINPHYLDPNPDLKHNGETRETRIKEFLTQNDTKVIGLREGNWIRRIGNRITVEGNEMTRIFEKDKEPYEIKSGTVL, encoded by the coding sequence ATGAATATCCTGCTGGCATCGACTTCTACGCTCTTTGGTGGAAATTATCTTGAATACATTAAGTCAGAAATTGCTGAACTTTTTACCGGAATAGATGAAATTGTTTTTATTCCCTTCGCAAGACCCGGCGGGATTTCACATGATGAATATACCAAGGTTGCGAAAGAGTTTTTTGCACAACTTCATATTCAGGTGAAAGGACTGCATGAATTTGAAAATCAAATTGCGGCGGTGAATGAAGCAAAAGGTTTTTTTACCGGCGGCGGGAATACTTTTTTATTGGTAAAAACTTTGCATGAAAAGAATTTGATGCAAACGGTAAAAGAAAATGTAGAAAGCGGAAAACCTTATTTGGGAACAAGCGCCGGATCGAATATTGGCGGCCTCAATATGAAAACGACCAACGATATGCCCATTGTTTATCCACCAAGTTTTGAATGTATGGGCTTGGTTCCTTTTAATATTAATCCACATTATCTGGATCCGAATCCTGATTTGAAACATAATGGCGAAACCCGCGAGACCCGAATCAAAGAATTTTTAACTCAAAACGATACAAAAGTCATCGGTCTTCGGGAAGGAAACTGGATTCGAAGAATCGGGAATCGGATTACCGTTGAAGGAAATGAAATGACCCGGATTTTTGAAAAAGACAAAGAACCGTACGAAATAAAATCCGGCACCGTATTGTAA
- a CDS encoding acyl-CoA thioesterase, with protein sequence MIHTTHTIRVRYAETDPMKYVYYGNYATYFEVARVELFRELGMPYNEIEHRGIWLPVSQFSIKYLKPALYDQNLEIHTFIKKIPGVRIDFEYEIYNDSKEKITEAKTTLFFLDSEKNKVVKCPDFLMGLIKKNWKE encoded by the coding sequence ATGATACACACAACACACACAATAAGAGTGCGTTACGCCGAAACAGACCCTATGAAATACGTCTATTATGGCAACTACGCCACCTATTTTGAAGTAGCCAGAGTAGAACTTTTTCGGGAACTCGGGATGCCTTATAATGAGATAGAACACCGTGGAATCTGGTTACCGGTCTCCCAATTTTCCATTAAGTATTTAAAACCAGCCTTGTATGATCAAAATCTAGAAATCCATACTTTTATAAAAAAAATACCGGGTGTAAGAATTGATTTTGAATATGAAATTTATAATGATTCTAAAGAGAAAATTACGGAAGCAAAAACGACTTTATTTTTCCTGGATTCGGAAAAAAATAAAGTCGTAAAATGTCCCGATTTTTTAATGGGATTAATCAAAAAAAACTGGAAAGAATAA
- a CDS encoding replication-associated recombination protein A, producing MNSNSPLAEKLRPKTLDQVLGQEHLTGKNGPIRKMLENDTLNSLIFWGPPGTGKTTLAEIISETSGRKFYKLSAVSSGVKDIREIIEEAKKQNLFSGKSPILFIDEIHRFNKSQQDSLLHAVEKGWVVLMGATTENPSFEVVSALLSRSQVYILKALEYDKLEELIDISLNKYNQDSSTDFIIKDKEALIQYSGGDARKLINAVENVLNQFKNSEKKEIDNDDVLSVLQETMALYDKNGEQHYDIISAFIKSMRGSDPNGAVYWLARMLVGGEDIKFIARRMLILASEDIGLANPNALVMANNCFQAINVIGNPEARIILSQTAVYLAVSPKSNSTYVAINDAISHVKRTGNLPVPLHLRNAPTKLMKDLDYGKDYGYAHSYEGNFVDLEFLPEELKGTSFYKPGNNSTENKIADQLKKKWKDKY from the coding sequence ACACTTTGAATTCTCTCATCTTTTGGGGACCGCCGGGGACCGGGAAAACAACTTTGGCAGAAATTATTTCTGAAACCTCGGGTCGGAAATTTTATAAACTTTCAGCCGTTTCAAGCGGGGTGAAAGATATCAGAGAAATCATCGAAGAAGCCAAAAAGCAAAATCTTTTTTCAGGAAAATCACCGATTTTATTCATTGATGAAATTCACCGGTTTAATAAGTCGCAACAGGATTCTCTGCTTCACGCGGTGGAAAAAGGCTGGGTGGTTTTGATGGGTGCGACCACAGAAAATCCAAGTTTTGAAGTGGTTTCGGCTTTGCTTTCCCGATCGCAGGTTTATATTCTGAAAGCATTAGAATATGATAAGTTAGAAGAACTCATCGATATTTCTTTAAATAAATACAATCAGGATTCCAGTACCGATTTCATTATTAAAGATAAAGAAGCGCTCATTCAATATTCCGGTGGTGATGCCCGAAAGTTGATTAATGCCGTGGAAAATGTGCTCAATCAGTTCAAAAATTCTGAAAAGAAAGAAATTGACAATGATGATGTGCTTTCGGTTTTACAGGAAACCATGGCGCTTTACGATAAAAATGGGGAGCAACATTATGACATTATTTCTGCTTTCATTAAATCGATGCGGGGCTCTGACCCGAATGGCGCGGTGTATTGGTTAGCGAGAATGTTGGTGGGTGGCGAAGATATCAAGTTCATTGCCCGGAGAATGTTGATTTTGGCTTCAGAAGATATTGGATTGGCAAATCCGAATGCTTTGGTGATGGCGAATAACTGTTTTCAGGCGATTAATGTGATCGGAAATCCTGAGGCCAGAATAATTTTGAGTCAAACAGCTGTTTATTTAGCAGTTTCGCCAAAAAGTAATTCAACTTATGTTGCGATAAATGATGCGATTTCTCATGTTAAAAGAACAGGAAACCTTCCCGTTCCCTTGCATTTGAGGAACGCTCCGACGAAATTAATGAAAGATTTGGACTACGGAAAAGATTACGGTTACGCCCATTCTTACGAAGGGAATTTTGTTGATCTGGAATTTCTACCTGAAGAATTAAAGGGAACTTCATTTTACAAACCCGGAAATAATTCCACCGAAAATAAAATTGCCGACCAACTCAAAAAGAAATGGAAAGATAAATATTGA